One Gordonia sp. SID5947 genomic region harbors:
- a CDS encoding MarR family transcriptional regulator has protein sequence MTYPDRTLSGELSLAIVRLARRLRGRRVSKVVSLTQLSALSTLHHEGPMSPGALALAERVQPPSMTRVIASLSDLGMVRREPHPTDGRQAIVTLAERGNEVITAELDAREEWLSARLAELTPHERGQLAAIVPIVNKLINGDDNAR, from the coding sequence ATGACCTATCCCGACCGGACGCTGTCCGGCGAGCTGTCGCTGGCGATCGTCCGCCTTGCCAGACGGTTGCGGGGCCGGCGGGTCAGCAAGGTCGTCTCGTTGACGCAGCTATCCGCACTGTCGACCCTGCACCACGAAGGTCCGATGTCGCCGGGCGCGCTCGCGCTGGCCGAGAGGGTGCAGCCGCCATCGATGACCCGTGTGATCGCGTCGCTCTCCGATCTCGGCATGGTGCGACGCGAACCTCATCCGACCGATGGACGCCAGGCGATCGTCACCCTTGCCGAGCGTGGCAACGAGGTGATCACCGCTGAGCTCGATGCGCGCGAGGAATGGCTGAGCGCCCGGCTGGCGGAGCTGACGCCACACGAGCGGGGTCAGCTCGCGGCGATCGTCCCGATCGTCAACAAGCTCATCAACGGTGACGACAACGCTCGATGA
- a CDS encoding DUF2537 domain-containing protein produces MISTDRDSRRIRVSSPDADRVDAEPTPWVLGLMVSAVCALFATCLLVGVYELIGGVWSWLGLAAVVVVTVGLGWTLWDLRERPVWRWIVWGSVIGLLAGFGSSVALLAMGR; encoded by the coding sequence ATGATCTCGACCGATCGCGACAGCCGACGCATCCGCGTGTCGTCGCCGGATGCCGACCGGGTTGACGCTGAACCGACTCCGTGGGTTCTCGGTTTGATGGTGTCGGCGGTCTGCGCCCTGTTCGCGACCTGCCTGCTCGTGGGTGTCTACGAACTCATCGGTGGGGTGTGGAGCTGGCTCGGGCTGGCGGCCGTGGTGGTGGTCACCGTCGGCCTCGGATGGACCTTGTGGGATCTGCGTGAGCGGCCCGTGTGGCGCTGGATCGTATGGGGCAGCGTCATCGGTCTTCTCGCCGGTTTCGGGTCGTCGGTGGCACTGCTGGCGATGGGGCGATGA
- a CDS encoding NCS2 family permease → MTSQPRGPLDRYFKIGQRGSTVGREIRGGLVTFFTMAYIVVLNPIVIGGIPGEPKNADVLGNVLPLAQVAAVTALVAGVMSIIFGMVANYPFAIATGLGINSLLAVTIAPQVTWPEAMGLVVIDGIIIVLLAVTGFRTAVFNAVPAELKAAIAAGIGAFIAFIGFVDAGFVRRVPDAAGTTVPVQLGTDNSINTIPTLIFSLGVLLMGVLVVRKVPGGLLIGIIITTVVSIILESTLDLGSSADDPKGWSLSIPQIPDGFGGMPNLSLVGDVDLFGAFTRIGALAASVLVFTLVLSNFFDAMGTMTGLGKEAGLSDEKGNLPGIGRALVVEGTGAVAGGVASSSSNTVFVESASGIAEGARTGLANVVTGVLFLLAMFLTPLYEVVPLEAVAPALVVVGAMMIGQVKLIDFTKFSHALPAFLTIVIMPFTYSIANGIGVGFISWVVMAAAAGKGRSVHPLLWIIAAVFVAYFARGPIYDLVG, encoded by the coding sequence GTGACGTCGCAACCCCGGGGACCGCTCGACCGGTATTTCAAGATCGGTCAGCGGGGGTCGACCGTCGGTCGCGAGATCCGCGGCGGTCTCGTCACGTTCTTCACGATGGCCTACATCGTGGTGCTGAACCCGATCGTCATCGGTGGCATCCCCGGCGAGCCGAAGAACGCGGACGTGCTCGGCAACGTGCTCCCGTTGGCGCAGGTCGCGGCGGTTACCGCGCTGGTTGCCGGCGTGATGTCCATCATCTTCGGGATGGTGGCGAACTATCCGTTCGCCATCGCCACCGGCCTCGGGATCAACAGTCTCCTGGCAGTCACCATCGCGCCGCAGGTGACATGGCCGGAGGCGATGGGGCTCGTCGTCATCGACGGCATCATCATCGTGCTGCTCGCGGTGACCGGATTCCGGACCGCGGTGTTCAACGCGGTGCCGGCCGAACTGAAAGCCGCCATCGCGGCCGGGATCGGCGCGTTCATCGCATTCATCGGCTTCGTCGACGCCGGTTTCGTGCGCCGTGTCCCCGACGCCGCGGGGACGACCGTCCCGGTGCAACTCGGCACCGACAACTCGATCAACACCATCCCGACGCTGATCTTCTCGCTGGGTGTCTTGTTGATGGGTGTACTGGTGGTGCGCAAGGTGCCAGGCGGGCTGCTGATCGGCATCATCATCACCACTGTCGTCTCGATCATTCTCGAGTCGACCCTCGACCTCGGGTCGAGTGCTGACGATCCGAAGGGATGGAGTCTCTCGATTCCTCAGATTCCCGACGGGTTCGGCGGCATGCCCAACCTGAGTCTGGTCGGCGACGTCGATCTGTTCGGTGCGTTCACGCGTATCGGGGCTCTCGCGGCCTCGGTCCTCGTCTTCACCCTGGTGCTGTCGAACTTCTTCGATGCCATGGGAACGATGACAGGACTCGGCAAGGAAGCCGGGCTCAGCGACGAGAAGGGCAACCTGCCGGGGATCGGTCGCGCACTGGTCGTCGAAGGAACCGGAGCGGTCGCGGGCGGCGTGGCATCGTCGTCGTCGAACACCGTTTTCGTCGAGTCGGCGTCGGGTATCGCCGAGGGCGCGCGGACCGGTCTCGCGAACGTCGTCACGGGTGTGTTGTTCCTGCTAGCGATGTTCTTGACGCCTCTGTACGAGGTCGTTCCGCTCGAGGCCGTGGCGCCCGCGCTGGTGGTGGTCGGCGCGATGATGATCGGGCAGGTGAAGCTGATCGACTTCACCAAGTTCTCGCATGCCCTCCCCGCGTTCCTGACCATCGTGATCATGCCGTTCACCTATTCGATCGCGAACGGCATCGGCGTCGGGTTCATCAGCTGGGTGGTGATGGCTGCCGCCGCGGGCAAGGGGCGGTCGGTGCATCCGCTGCTCTGGATCATCGCGGCGGTCTTCGTAGCGTATTTCGCTCGCGGACCGATCTACGATCTGGTGGGCTGA
- a CDS encoding DUF2530 domain-containing protein, with protein sequence MADASDIPELPSVLRAPEPVIIAGMLAWLVAAIVVGLTGWGGDRTLAVCLVGLAVGVLGTTIFLVQRAAARRGDRTAQQGLD encoded by the coding sequence ATGGCCGACGCATCCGACATCCCCGAACTACCTTCTGTGTTGCGGGCACCCGAGCCGGTCATCATCGCCGGCATGCTCGCCTGGCTCGTCGCCGCGATCGTGGTGGGGCTGACCGGTTGGGGCGGCGATCGCACACTCGCGGTGTGCCTTGTCGGACTGGCCGTCGGTGTCCTGGGCACGACGATCTTCCTCGTGCAGCGTGCGGCGGCGCGACGCGGTGACCGTACGGCTCAGCAGGGTCTGGACTGA
- a CDS encoding RNA methyltransferase: MATIRVDVIDIDDPADPRVDDFRDLNSVDRRPDLPALPGGRVGKGLVIAEGVLVAQRMIASRFAPHAFLGVDKRLAELSDDLTAPSLDGVPFYRATAEVMAEIVGFHLNRGVLGAARRPEALSVADAISGARTVAVLEGVNDHENIGSIFRNAAGLEVDAVLFGAGCADPLYRRCVRVSMGHALLVPFARFDDWPRGLSTLADNEFRLISLTPGDGAVALSEAVDAAKVAFLVGAEGPGLSETAMRASDVRARIPMSRGTDSLNVATAAAIAFYERARSGTMDG; the protein is encoded by the coding sequence GTGGCCACCATCCGAGTCGACGTCATCGACATCGACGATCCCGCCGATCCCCGGGTCGACGACTTCCGCGATCTGAATTCCGTCGACAGGCGACCCGATCTGCCCGCTCTACCGGGCGGCCGGGTGGGTAAGGGCCTGGTGATCGCGGAGGGTGTACTCGTCGCTCAGCGCATGATCGCCTCCAGGTTCGCACCCCACGCGTTCCTCGGCGTCGACAAGCGTCTCGCCGAGCTCTCCGACGATCTCACCGCGCCGTCGCTCGACGGTGTGCCCTTCTATCGCGCGACCGCGGAGGTGATGGCCGAGATCGTCGGCTTCCACCTGAACCGGGGTGTCCTCGGGGCGGCGCGTCGACCCGAGGCGCTGTCGGTGGCGGACGCGATCTCCGGGGCCCGGACCGTCGCGGTCCTCGAGGGCGTGAACGACCACGAGAACATCGGCAGCATCTTCCGCAACGCGGCAGGGCTCGAGGTGGACGCCGTGCTTTTCGGCGCGGGCTGCGCGGATCCGCTGTACCGACGGTGTGTCCGGGTCTCGATGGGGCATGCGCTGCTCGTTCCGTTCGCGCGGTTCGACGACTGGCCGAGAGGATTGAGCACGTTGGCGGACAACGAGTTCCGGCTGATCTCTCTCACCCCCGGTGACGGTGCCGTCGCGCTGTCGGAGGCGGTCGACGCGGCGAAGGTCGCCTTTCTGGTCGGCGCCGAGGGACCGGGATTGTCCGAGACCGCGATGCGCGCCAGCGATGTCCGTGCCCGGATACCGATGAGCCGCGGCACCGATTCGCTCAATGTGGCGACCGCGGCGGCGATCGCATTCTACGAACGTGCCCGATCGGGCACCATGGACGGATGA
- a CDS encoding GNAT family N-acetyltransferase produces MSNPQATSSALTVARATDADWDEIFETDARAFLMTNPLSAAEQADMRGKVDDADVVLVRDPDGLAGQPLVGVSMFYRMAMTLPGGAAHPAAGLSWVSVAATHRRRGILRTMITELFDRWEAEDQVFAILTASEATIYERFGFGPTCFAQDVTVDLGAAKMRHRADRGHSPVNYATTDEVARHVPELHSRWTATRPGALARPRSWWDPILADRESQRPARSSGLHYLLHADGYASYRINQSVEPTRGDIAEVVAVTDEAHTDLWRVLVGLDLMPTVTASIPVDDPLPVSLTNHRAVSITGVRDTMWLRILDVPRALGSRRYPADLEMVLEVTDEFRGRGGVFDVSVRDGNAIVAPSSAPPTVRLDISVLGSIFLGGTSARRFAAAERLWTDTAETLTAFDRAFATDRAPFAGTFF; encoded by the coding sequence GTGAGTAATCCGCAGGCCACTTCCTCCGCGCTCACCGTGGCCCGTGCCACCGATGCGGACTGGGACGAGATCTTCGAGACCGACGCGCGTGCCTTCCTGATGACCAACCCGCTGTCGGCGGCCGAACAGGCAGACATGCGTGGCAAGGTCGACGACGCCGATGTGGTCCTGGTGCGCGATCCGGACGGACTCGCCGGCCAACCGCTCGTCGGCGTCTCGATGTTCTATCGGATGGCCATGACGCTGCCCGGCGGGGCGGCGCATCCCGCGGCCGGTCTCTCGTGGGTGTCGGTCGCAGCAACGCACCGGCGGCGCGGAATCCTGCGCACGATGATCACCGAACTGTTCGACCGGTGGGAAGCAGAGGACCAGGTCTTCGCGATCCTGACCGCGAGCGAGGCGACCATCTACGAACGGTTCGGCTTCGGCCCGACATGCTTCGCGCAGGACGTCACCGTCGACCTCGGTGCGGCCAAGATGCGCCACCGCGCGGACCGCGGCCACTCCCCTGTCAATTACGCCACCACCGACGAAGTGGCCCGCCACGTCCCCGAACTCCACTCGCGATGGACGGCGACCCGTCCAGGCGCCCTGGCGCGACCACGATCGTGGTGGGATCCGATCCTTGCCGATCGCGAATCGCAGCGTCCGGCCCGTAGCAGCGGGCTGCACTATCTGCTGCACGCCGACGGGTACGCGTCCTACCGGATCAATCAGTCCGTGGAACCGACCCGCGGGGACATCGCCGAGGTGGTCGCTGTGACAGATGAGGCACACACCGACCTCTGGCGGGTTCTGGTGGGCCTCGACCTCATGCCGACCGTGACCGCGTCGATCCCGGTCGACGATCCCCTACCCGTCTCCCTGACGAATCATCGAGCGGTCTCGATCACCGGCGTCCGCGACACCATGTGGCTTCGCATCCTCGATGTGCCGCGTGCGCTCGGCTCGCGTCGGTACCCGGCGGATCTCGAGATGGTTCTCGAGGTGACCGACGAGTTCCGCGGGCGCGGAGGCGTTTTCGACGTCTCTGTTCGCGATGGCAACGCGATCGTGGCACCGAGTTCGGCACCACCGACGGTCCGCCTGGACATCTCCGTGCTCGGATCGATCTTTCTCGGAGGAACGAGCGCACGCAGGTTCGCCGCCGCCGAGCGACTGTGGACCGACACCGCGGAAACCCTCACAGCGTTCGATCGCGCGTTCGCCACCGATCGGGCGCCGTTTGCGGGAACGTTCTTCTAG